The following is a genomic window from Candidatus Atribacteria bacterium ADurb.Bin276.
AATGATGAAAAAGAAAACGCTGAACATATCATGCTGCTTGACCTTGGTCGGAATGATATTGGGAAAATTTGCTGTCCGGGGACCGTTCAAGTTGAAGAATTCATGAACGTGGAAAGGTATTCTCATGTCTATCACATAGTATCCCAGGTTTCTGGTCGAATGAAAGAAAACTGTTCTCCCTGGAAGGCTCTGCAAGCTTGTTTTCCGGCTGGAACAGTGAGTGGTGCACCCAAAGTCAGAGCAATGCAAATTATTGAATCTTTAGAGCCATGCGCACGTGGTCCTTATGCTGGGGCTTTGGGGTATGTGGGAGATAATGGAAATATGGATACTTGTATTATAATTCGAAGTCTCTTTTTTAAAGAAGGTGTAGCAAGTGTTCAAGCCGGAGCTGGTATTGTTTATGATTCAAACCCGATTAGTGAATATGAAGAAACTCGAAACAAAGCCGAAGCTATGATTCGAGCGTTGAAGATGGCTGAAGGGAGGGATTAAAATGGTTTTGGTTCTCGATAATTACGATTCGTTTACCTTTAATCTGGTTCAGTATTTAGAAGAAATTACTCAAGATGATTTTATGGTTTGTCGTAACGATGAGATAACCCTGGAGGAAATTCAAGCTTTGAAACCGGATCGTATTGTGATTTCTCCAGGTCCCAAGGACCCCACTGATGTGGGGATTTGTAATGATGTTATTAGCTGTTTTGCACCCAATATTCCAATATTAGGGGTGTGTCTTTGGCCATCAATGTATCGGGTATGTTTTTGGAGCTCGAATAGTTAAAGCGAAAAAACCCTGCCACGGAAAAAAATCTTTGATTCACCTCACTTCCTCCCGGTTGTTTCAAGGTATTCCCGAAGAAATTGAAGTTGGTCGCTATCATTCTTTAATTGTTCAAACCGAAAGCA
Proteins encoded in this region:
- the pabA_1 gene encoding Aminodeoxychorismate/anthranilate synthase component 2 translates to MVLVLDNYDSFTFNLVQYLEEITQDDFMVCRNDEITLEEIQALKPDRIVISPGPKDPTDVGICNDVISCFAPNIPILGVCLWPSMYRVCFWSSNS